From Streptomyces fungicidicus, one genomic window encodes:
- a CDS encoding hydantoinase B/oxoprolinase family protein: MTGWQFWVDRGGTFTDIVARRPDGRLLTHKVLSDNPAPDPAAPHGSRGSGGADAAVVGVRALLAGSGDPVDAVRMGTTVATNALLERKGERTLLVVTRGFRDALRIAYQNRPRIFARRIDLPELLYERVVEVDERLAADGTVLRAPDLDALTGPLRQAYDDGIRAVAVVCLHSHLHPAHEQAVGDLAARVGFPQISLSSEVSPLMKLVPRGDTAVVDAYLSPVLRRYVRHVADELDGVRMMFMQSNGGLTEAGRFRGKDAILSGPAGGIVGMARMSQLAGFDRVIGFDMGGTSTDVSHFAGEYERVFTTQIAGVRLRAPMLDIHTVAAGGGSVLHFDGSRYRVGPDSAGADPGPACYRRGGPLAVTDANVMLGRIQPVHFPAVFGPDGDQPLDAALVRDRFTALAGEIRERTGDDRTPEQVAEGYLRIAVANIAGAVKRISVQKGHDVTRYALTTFGGAGGQHACMVADSLGIGTVLVPPMAGVLSALGIGLADTTAMREQSVEAPLEPAAMPGVHRTADALEAAARAELLAEDVPEERVEVTRRAQLRYDGTDTTLTVELTEPGTMRRTFEERHRATYSFTLDRPIVVEALSVEATGITEPPDLSTLAPRDGTPRRPAAPRTVRLHTGGAWRDAPLHRREDLPPGETVTGPAIITESGATTVVDDGWRAAATDDGQLVMERAAITESSRTGTQADPVLLEVFNNLFMSIAEQMGARLESTAQSVNIKERLDFSCALFDPDGNLVANAPHIPVHLGSMGTSVKEVIRRRGPAMRPGDTYAVNDPYHGGTHLPDVTVITPVFGSAPADDTQSDRKVLFYVASRGHHAEIGGIAPGSMPAHSRTIDEEGVLFDNWLLTENGRFREEETLRLLTGAPHPSRNPRTNLADLRAQIAANRKGVDEVGRMIDDFGLDVVQAYMKHVQDNAEEAVRRVVDTLDDGEYAYETDSGAVIRVSVRVDRETRCATIDFAGTSAQLSTNFNAPFSVVNAAVLYVFRTLVADDIPLNDGCLRPLRIVVPPGSLLAPEPPAAVVAGNVETSQAVTGALYAALGVQAEGSGTMNNVTFGNARHQYYETVASGSGAGDGFPGASVVQTHMTNSRLTDPEILEWRLPVRLEEFAVRRGSGGPGRWRGGDGAVRRIRFLEPMTVSTLSQHRRVPPYGMAGGGPGAPGAHRIERADGTVSRLAGSDSADVGPGDVLVIETPGGGGYGPPPDPHQAGEENDDLRAF; encoded by the coding sequence GTGACTGGCTGGCAGTTCTGGGTCGACCGAGGCGGCACCTTCACCGACATCGTCGCGAGGCGCCCCGACGGCCGGCTGCTGACGCACAAGGTGCTGTCCGACAATCCGGCCCCGGACCCCGCCGCGCCGCACGGGAGCCGGGGGAGCGGCGGCGCCGACGCGGCCGTCGTGGGCGTCCGCGCGCTGCTGGCCGGGTCCGGCGATCCCGTCGACGCCGTCCGCATGGGGACCACCGTCGCCACCAACGCCCTCCTCGAACGCAAGGGCGAGCGGACCCTGCTGGTCGTCACCCGCGGCTTCCGCGACGCCCTGCGCATCGCCTACCAGAACCGCCCCCGCATCTTCGCCCGCCGCATCGACCTGCCGGAGCTGCTGTACGAACGGGTCGTCGAGGTGGACGAACGCCTCGCCGCCGACGGCACCGTGCTGCGCGCCCCCGACCTGGACGCCCTCACCGGGCCGCTGCGGCAGGCGTACGACGACGGGATCCGGGCCGTCGCCGTGGTCTGCCTGCACAGCCATCTCCACCCCGCCCACGAACAGGCGGTCGGGGACCTCGCCGCCCGCGTCGGCTTCCCGCAGATCTCCCTGTCCAGCGAGGTCAGCCCGCTGATGAAGCTGGTCCCGCGCGGGGACACCGCCGTCGTCGACGCCTACCTCTCGCCCGTGCTGCGCCGCTACGTCCGGCATGTCGCCGACGAACTCGACGGCGTACGGATGATGTTCATGCAGTCCAACGGCGGCCTCACCGAGGCCGGCCGGTTCCGCGGCAAGGACGCCATCCTGTCCGGCCCGGCCGGCGGCATCGTCGGCATGGCCCGCATGTCGCAGCTCGCCGGCTTCGACCGCGTCATCGGCTTCGACATGGGCGGCACCTCCACCGACGTCTCGCACTTCGCGGGCGAGTACGAACGGGTCTTCACCACACAGATCGCCGGGGTCCGGCTGCGCGCGCCGATGCTGGACATCCACACCGTCGCCGCAGGCGGCGGCTCGGTCCTGCACTTCGACGGCTCCCGCTACCGCGTCGGACCCGACTCGGCCGGCGCCGACCCCGGCCCCGCCTGCTACCGGCGCGGCGGTCCGCTCGCCGTCACCGACGCCAACGTGATGCTGGGCCGTATCCAGCCCGTCCACTTCCCCGCGGTGTTCGGACCCGACGGGGACCAGCCGCTGGACGCCGCGCTCGTCCGGGACCGCTTCACCGCACTCGCCGGCGAGATCCGCGAGCGGACCGGCGACGACCGCACCCCGGAACAGGTCGCCGAGGGCTATCTGCGGATCGCCGTCGCGAACATCGCCGGCGCGGTGAAGCGGATCTCCGTGCAGAAGGGCCACGACGTCACCCGCTACGCCCTCACCACCTTCGGCGGGGCGGGCGGCCAGCATGCGTGCATGGTCGCGGACTCCCTCGGCATCGGTACCGTCCTCGTCCCGCCCATGGCGGGCGTGCTCTCCGCGCTCGGTATCGGCCTGGCCGACACCACGGCCATGCGGGAACAGTCCGTCGAGGCCCCCCTGGAACCGGCCGCCATGCCCGGCGTCCACAGGACCGCCGACGCCCTGGAGGCGGCGGCCCGCGCGGAGCTCCTCGCCGAGGACGTCCCCGAGGAGCGCGTCGAGGTCACCCGCCGCGCCCAGCTCCGCTACGACGGCACCGACACCACCCTGACCGTCGAGCTGACCGAGCCCGGCACGATGCGGCGCACCTTCGAGGAACGTCATCGCGCCACGTACTCCTTCACACTCGACCGCCCGATCGTCGTGGAAGCCCTCTCCGTCGAAGCCACCGGCATCACCGAACCCCCCGATCTCTCCACCCTCGCTCCCCGCGACGGCACCCCCCGCCGCCCCGCCGCCCCGCGGACCGTCCGCCTCCACACCGGCGGCGCCTGGCGCGACGCACCCCTCCACCGCCGCGAGGACCTTCCTCCCGGCGAGACCGTCACCGGCCCGGCGATCATCACCGAGTCCGGGGCCACGACCGTCGTCGACGACGGCTGGCGGGCCGCGGCGACCGACGACGGGCAGCTGGTCATGGAACGCGCCGCGATTACGGAGAGTTCCCGAACCGGCACGCAGGCGGACCCCGTCCTGCTCGAGGTCTTCAACAACCTCTTCATGTCCATCGCCGAACAGATGGGCGCCCGGCTCGAGTCCACCGCCCAGTCGGTCAACATCAAGGAGCGCCTCGACTTCTCCTGCGCCCTCTTCGACCCGGACGGAAACCTGGTGGCCAACGCCCCGCACATCCCCGTCCACCTGGGCTCCATGGGCACCAGCGTCAAGGAGGTCATCCGGCGGCGCGGCCCGGCGATGCGCCCCGGCGACACCTACGCCGTCAACGACCCGTACCACGGCGGCACCCATCTGCCCGACGTCACCGTGATCACCCCGGTCTTCGGCAGCGCACCCGCCGACGACACGCAGAGTGACCGGAAGGTGCTCTTCTACGTCGCCTCCCGCGGCCACCACGCCGAGATCGGCGGCATCGCGCCGGGCTCCATGCCGGCCCACAGCCGCACCATCGACGAGGAGGGCGTCCTCTTCGACAACTGGCTGCTCACCGAGAACGGCCGCTTCCGCGAGGAGGAGACCCTCCGCCTGCTCACCGGGGCTCCCCACCCCTCCCGCAACCCGAGGACCAACCTCGCCGACCTCCGGGCCCAGATCGCGGCCAACCGCAAGGGCGTCGACGAGGTCGGCCGCATGATCGACGACTTCGGGCTCGACGTCGTCCAGGCCTATATGAAGCACGTCCAGGACAACGCCGAGGAGGCGGTGCGCCGCGTCGTCGACACCCTCGACGACGGCGAGTACGCCTACGAGACCGACTCGGGCGCCGTCATCCGCGTCAGTGTGCGCGTGGACCGCGAGACGCGCTGCGCCACCATCGACTTCGCCGGCACGTCGGCCCAGCTGTCCACCAACTTCAACGCCCCCTTCTCCGTCGTCAACGCGGCGGTCCTGTACGTCTTCCGCACCCTGGTCGCCGACGACATCCCGCTCAACGACGGCTGTCTGCGCCCGCTGCGGATCGTCGTCCCGCCCGGCTCCCTGCTCGCGCCCGAGCCGCCGGCCGCCGTCGTCGCGGGCAACGTGGAGACCTCCCAGGCCGTCACCGGCGCCCTGTACGCGGCCCTCGGCGTGCAGGCGGAGGGCTCCGGCACCATGAACAACGTCACCTTCGGCAACGCGCGCCACCAGTACTACGAGACCGTCGCCTCCGGTTCCGGCGCCGGCGACGGCTTCCCCGGCGCCTCCGTCGTACAGACCCATATGACCAACTCCCGGCTCACCGACCCCGAGATCCTGGAGTGGCGGCTCCCCGTCCGCCTCGAGGAGTTCGCGGTGCGCCGCGGCAGCGGCGGCCCCGGACGGTGGCGCGGCGGGGACGGAGCCGTGCGCCGCATCCGTTTCCTGGAACCCATGACGGTCTCGACACTGTCCCAGCACCGCAGGGTCCCCCCGTACGGCATGGCCGGCGGCGGACCCGGCGCACCGGGCGCGCACCGGATCGAACGGGCCGACGGCACGGTCAGCCGGCTCGCCGGAAGCGACTCGGCGGACGTCGGCCCCGGCGACGTCCTCGTCATCGAAACCCCCGGCGGCGGGGGATACGGCCCGCCGCCCGACCCCCATCAAGCAGGAGAAGAGAACGATGATCTTCGGGCGTTCTGA
- a CDS encoding GTP-binding protein — protein sequence MIFGRSERGKPPVEPVTLKILVAGGFGVGKTTLVGAVSEIRPLRTEELLTEAGRPVDDTSGVEAKNTTTVAMDFGRITLREDLVLYLFGTPGQERFWFMWDELSEGALGAVVLADTRRLEDCFAAIDYFERRSIPFLVGVNRFDGAARYPAEDVRRALDLDEHVPLVMCDARDRESVKETLIGVVQHAMAQAAQRRHTVAT from the coding sequence ATGATCTTCGGGCGTTCTGAGCGCGGCAAGCCTCCGGTCGAGCCCGTCACGCTCAAGATCCTCGTGGCCGGCGGCTTCGGCGTGGGCAAGACCACGCTCGTGGGCGCGGTCAGCGAGATCAGGCCGCTGCGCACGGAGGAACTGCTCACCGAGGCGGGGCGCCCGGTCGACGACACCTCCGGTGTGGAAGCGAAGAACACCACCACGGTGGCGATGGACTTCGGCCGGATCACGCTCCGCGAGGACCTGGTGCTGTACCTCTTCGGCACGCCCGGCCAGGAGCGGTTCTGGTTCATGTGGGACGAGCTGTCCGAGGGCGCCCTCGGCGCCGTCGTCCTCGCCGACACCCGTCGGCTGGAGGACTGCTTCGCGGCCATCGACTACTTCGAGCGGCGCTCCATCCCGTTCCTCGTCGGCGTCAACCGTTTCGACGGAGCGGCGCGTTACCCGGCCGAGGACGTCCGCCGGGCGCTCGACCTCGACGAGCACGTGCCGCTGGTGATGTGCGACGCGCGGGACCGCGAATCGGTCAAGGAGACCCTCATCGGCGTCGTCCAGCACGCCATGGCCCAGGCCGCGCAGCGACGCCACACGGTCGCCACCTGA
- a CDS encoding M15 family metallopeptidase has protein sequence MTRLSLAVRGLVTAVAALLAATAASATAQAKPEPRAPQDFVALDSVDPTIIQEIRYFTPHNFVGEPIDGYRQPLCVLTRPAARALHTAQRELLRQGYSLKVYDCYRPQRAVDHFVRWAKDLEDQSMKAEFYPNVDKTRLFADGYIAEKSGHSRGSTVDLTLVKLPARPTRPYHPGQPLTPCYAPKGERFPDSSVDMGTGYDCFDTLSHTLDPRVQGEQRANRLLLKSTLEKLGFVNLAEEWWHFTFKPEAHPDTYFDFPVSRASLTGRD, from the coding sequence ATGACACGACTCTCCCTCGCGGTACGCGGTCTCGTCACCGCCGTCGCCGCCCTGCTCGCCGCGACCGCAGCCTCCGCCACCGCCCAGGCGAAGCCCGAACCCAGGGCGCCCCAGGACTTCGTGGCGCTCGACAGTGTCGATCCGACGATCATCCAGGAGATCCGTTACTTCACACCGCACAACTTCGTCGGCGAGCCCATCGACGGCTACCGGCAGCCGCTGTGTGTCCTCACCCGTCCCGCCGCCCGGGCCCTCCACACGGCGCAGCGCGAACTGCTCCGCCAGGGCTACTCCCTGAAGGTGTACGACTGCTACCGGCCCCAGCGCGCGGTGGACCACTTCGTGCGCTGGGCCAAGGACCTCGAAGACCAGTCGATGAAGGCCGAGTTCTATCCGAACGTGGACAAGACCCGGCTGTTCGCCGACGGCTACATCGCGGAGAAGTCCGGCCACAGCCGCGGCTCGACCGTGGACCTCACCCTCGTGAAACTCCCCGCCAGGCCGACCCGGCCCTACCACCCCGGACAGCCCCTCACCCCCTGCTACGCCCCCAAGGGCGAGCGTTTCCCCGACAGTTCCGTCGACATGGGCACCGGCTACGACTGCTTCGACACCCTCAGCCACACCCTCGACCCGCGCGTCCAGGGCGAACAGCGCGCCAACCGGCTGCTCCTCAAGAGCACCCTGGAGAAGCTCGGCTTCGTGAACCTCGCCGAGGAGTGGTGGCACTTCACCTTCAAGCCCGAGGCCCACCCGGACACCTACTTCGACTTCCCGGTGTCCCGCGCATCGCTCACCGGCCGCGACTGA
- a CDS encoding acetoacetate--CoA ligase, producing the protein MSTVNPQPLWQPSREQIARARITKFQTWAAEHHGAPAEGGYAALHRWSVEELDTFWKAVTEWFDVRFSTPCTAVLGDRSMPGAQWFPGATLNYAEHALRAAATRADEAALLHVDETHEPRPVTWAELRRQVGSLAAELRALGVRPGDRVSGYLPNIPQAVVALLATAAVGGVWTSCAPDFGARSVLDRFQQVEPVVLFTVDGYRYGGKEHDRRDAVAELRRELPTLRAVVHIPLLGTEAPDGALDWSALTSADTEPVFEQVPFDHPLWVLYSSGTTGLPKAIVQSQGGILVEHLKQLGLHCDLGPEDRFFWYTSTGWMMWNFLVSGLLTGTTIVLYDGSPGYPDTGAQWRIAERTRATLYGTSAAYVMACRKAGVHPARDFDLSSVKCVATTGSPLPPDGFRWLHDEFAEDGAGLWIASVSGGTDVCSCFAGAVPTLPVHIGELQAPGLGTDLRSWDPSGKPLTDEVGELVVTNPMPSMPIHFWNDPEGTRYHDSYFDTYPGVWRHGDWITLTSRGSVVIHGRSDSTLNRQGVRMGSADIYEAVERLPEIRESLVIGVEQPDGGYWMPLFVHLMPGATLDEDLLGRIKRTIREQLSPRHVPDEIIEVPGVPHTLTGKRIEVPVKRLLQGTPLEKAVNPGSIDNLPLLAFYEELARKRA; encoded by the coding sequence ATGTCGACCGTGAACCCCCAGCCGCTCTGGCAGCCGAGCCGGGAACAGATCGCCCGGGCACGGATCACGAAATTCCAGACGTGGGCCGCCGAACACCACGGCGCTCCGGCCGAGGGCGGCTACGCGGCGCTCCACCGCTGGTCCGTGGAGGAGCTGGACACCTTCTGGAAGGCCGTCACGGAGTGGTTCGACGTCCGCTTCTCGACCCCCTGCACCGCCGTGCTCGGCGACCGCTCCATGCCCGGCGCCCAGTGGTTCCCCGGAGCCACCCTCAACTACGCCGAACACGCCCTGCGCGCGGCCGCGACCCGCGCGGACGAGGCGGCGCTCCTGCACGTCGACGAAACCCATGAACCGCGCCCCGTCACCTGGGCCGAGCTGCGCCGCCAGGTCGGCTCGCTCGCCGCCGAGCTGCGCGCGCTCGGAGTGCGCCCCGGCGACCGCGTCAGCGGCTACCTGCCGAACATCCCGCAGGCCGTCGTCGCCCTCCTCGCCACCGCGGCCGTGGGCGGCGTGTGGACCTCCTGCGCACCCGACTTCGGCGCCCGCAGCGTCCTCGACCGCTTCCAGCAGGTCGAACCGGTCGTCCTGTTCACCGTCGACGGCTACCGCTACGGCGGCAAGGAACACGACCGCCGCGACGCCGTCGCCGAACTGCGCCGCGAACTGCCGACCCTGCGCGCCGTCGTGCACATCCCCCTGCTCGGCACCGAGGCCCCCGACGGGGCACTCGACTGGTCCGCACTCACCTCCGCGGACACCGAACCGGTCTTCGAGCAGGTGCCCTTCGATCACCCCCTGTGGGTGCTCTACTCCTCCGGCACCACCGGACTGCCCAAGGCGATCGTCCAGTCCCAGGGCGGCATCCTGGTCGAGCACCTCAAGCAGCTCGGCCTGCACTGCGACCTGGGCCCCGAGGACCGCTTCTTCTGGTACACCTCGACCGGCTGGATGATGTGGAACTTCCTCGTCTCCGGCCTCCTGACCGGAACGACGATCGTCCTCTACGACGGCAGCCCGGGCTACCCCGACACCGGCGCCCAGTGGCGCATCGCCGAACGCACCCGCGCCACCCTCTACGGCACCTCGGCCGCGTACGTCATGGCCTGCCGCAAGGCCGGCGTGCACCCCGCTCGCGACTTCGACCTCTCCTCGGTCAAGTGCGTCGCCACCACCGGCTCCCCCCTGCCCCCGGACGGCTTCCGCTGGCTGCACGACGAGTTCGCCGAGGACGGGGCCGGCCTGTGGATCGCCTCCGTCAGCGGCGGCACGGACGTCTGCTCCTGCTTCGCCGGAGCCGTGCCGACCCTCCCCGTCCACATCGGCGAACTCCAGGCCCCCGGCCTGGGCACCGACCTGCGGTCCTGGGACCCCAGCGGCAAGCCCCTCACCGACGAGGTCGGCGAACTCGTGGTCACCAACCCGATGCCGTCCATGCCGATCCATTTCTGGAACGACCCCGAGGGCACCCGCTACCACGACAGCTACTTCGACACCTATCCCGGCGTCTGGCGGCACGGCGACTGGATCACCCTCACCTCCCGGGGCTCCGTCGTCATCCACGGCCGCTCCGACTCAACGCTCAACCGCCAGGGCGTCCGCATGGGGTCCGCCGACATCTACGAAGCCGTGGAACGCCTCCCCGAGATCAGGGAATCCCTCGTCATCGGCGTCGAACAGCCCGACGGCGGCTACTGGATGCCCCTCTTCGTCCACCTGATGCCAGGAGCCACCCTCGACGAGGACCTGCTCGGCCGGATCAAGAGGACCATCCGCGAGCAACTGTCACCCCGGCACGTCCCCGACGAGATCATCGAGGTGCCCGGAGTTCCGCACACCCTCACCGGCAAGCGCATCGAGGTACCGGTCAAGCGTCTCCTCCAGGGCACCCCGCTGGAGAAGGCGGTCAACCCGGGCTCCATCGACAACCTCCCCCTGCTCGCCTTCTACGAGGAACTCGCCCGCAAGCGCGCCTGA
- a CDS encoding roadblock/LC7 domain-containing protein, with amino-acid sequence MTAPRATGHTATDKGELNWLLDDLVDRVASIRKAIVLSGDGLPTGASKDLTREDSEHLAAVASGFHSLAKGVGRHFEAGDVRQTVVELDEAFLFVTAAGDGSCLAVLADADSDVGQVAYEMTLLVKRVGVHLGAAPRTDLSAGG; translated from the coding sequence ATGACCGCACCGAGGGCCACCGGCCACACCGCGACCGACAAGGGCGAGCTGAACTGGCTCCTCGACGACCTGGTGGACCGCGTCGCCAGCATCCGCAAGGCGATCGTGCTCTCCGGCGACGGCCTGCCCACGGGCGCCTCGAAGGATCTCACTCGGGAGGACAGCGAGCACCTGGCCGCCGTCGCGTCCGGCTTCCACAGCCTCGCCAAGGGCGTCGGCCGTCACTTCGAGGCCGGTGACGTCCGGCAGACCGTCGTCGAACTCGACGAGGCGTTCCTGTTCGTCACCGCGGCGGGCGACGGCAGCTGCCTCGCCGTCCTCGCGGACGCCGACTCGGACGTCGGACAGGTCGCCTACGAGATGACGCTGCTCGTGAAGCGGGTCGGTGTGCATCTGGGAGCCGCCCCACGCACCGATCTGTCCGCGGGCGGGTAG
- a CDS encoding NUDIX domain-containing protein produces the protein MSETPAPAPDTAPGSHCSSCGTPFGEGVSGWPRTCPACGTVAYRNPLPVAVALQPAYDTQGTGLVVIRRTIAPARGGRALPGGYIDDREDWRRAVVRELREETGIEAESREVRLADAMSAPDGHLLLFGLLPERPAEELPPFTATDETDGRQLLRRPEELAFPLHTLAVRAWFEGRYI, from the coding sequence GTGTCCGAGACTCCCGCCCCGGCCCCCGACACCGCGCCGGGCTCCCACTGTTCGAGCTGCGGCACGCCCTTCGGGGAGGGCGTCTCCGGCTGGCCCCGCACCTGCCCCGCCTGCGGCACCGTCGCCTACCGCAACCCACTGCCGGTCGCGGTGGCCCTGCAGCCCGCCTACGACACGCAGGGCACCGGCCTGGTCGTCATCCGCCGCACCATCGCCCCCGCGCGCGGCGGCAGGGCGCTGCCCGGCGGCTACATCGACGACCGGGAGGACTGGCGTCGGGCCGTCGTCCGCGAACTCAGGGAGGAGACCGGCATCGAAGCCGAGAGCCGCGAGGTACGGCTCGCCGACGCCATGAGCGCGCCCGACGGACACCTGCTGCTGTTCGGCCTCCTCCCGGAACGCCCCGCGGAGGAACTCCCGCCGTTCACCGCCACCGACGAGACCGACGGACGCCAACTGCTGCGCCGCCCCGAGGAACTGGCGTTCCCGCTGCACACCCTGGCCGTGCGGGCCTGGTTCGAGGGCCGCTACATCTGA
- a CDS encoding glycoside hydrolase family 31 protein, translated as MDGRDLVRSVKSVGSVGAAQGLRTVRAAWRRRRADAIGLPPRGPERARVPGTLREVEPGLGGGLLRFDRSELRIFVAVNGAVFWGWDGAAAEPSYALAGRGPDPDPRAALEPDKDGGWRVVAERVTVVVSRHGAVEVLTPGGVTLRRDLPPRWWEPVGGGAARWMQRSEVAADARFFGLGGRASGPRLRDGTYRLWNTGPGRAGGRGDDPSSVTMPVQMVVADAGTHLVFHDSSWDGTVTLREGAEGAGSGHDRAGTSELRMDGGPLRCWAMVGTPARVLLAWASLTGAPALPPAWALGHHHVPDAVAGEEGVRRAVAEHREHGLPLDAVHLGVGHFDARQVFTVDQERFPKLPVLAEELRLEGIGMVSVVGPAVGAMPGTSVYDEGTGRDAFVRDASGEVVEGVGWPGEVVFPDFTHAGVRAWWGGLYEERLAQGFAGFWHSLDEPTSFTAFGEATLPRSARHALEGRGGDHREAHNVYGLCMAEAAYEGLRERAPLERPFVFSRSGWAGMQRYGGAWSGAAPAGWPGLRASLSLVLGLGLCGVPCSGPDVGGLEDGRSPELFLRGLQLGAHLPFFRTHGGPRAGGGEPWRFGAEVVEHARAALVERRRLRPYFGTLAHLARRTGAPFVRPLWWAAPEERALRDCEDAFLLGDALLVAPVLAPGTDRRAVRLPRGRWYDTATGRAYDGPAQVWVDAPLGRIPVFARGGAVLPVLAEDGGQELEVWAPARGRAGGGLVVPDTGDERAEPEAERYTVRWSGPRIVVEREGEDGAVEPSCPVRVRGTEQGRGQM; from the coding sequence ATGGACGGTCGTGACCTGGTGCGTTCGGTGAAGTCGGTCGGTTCGGTGGGGGCGGCTCAGGGGTTGCGTACCGTACGGGCAGCGTGGCGCAGGCGGCGGGCCGACGCCATCGGGCTGCCGCCCCGGGGGCCGGAGCGGGCTCGGGTGCCCGGGACCCTGCGGGAGGTGGAGCCGGGGCTCGGCGGCGGGCTGCTCCGGTTCGACCGCTCGGAGCTGCGGATCTTCGTGGCGGTGAACGGGGCGGTCTTCTGGGGCTGGGACGGGGCGGCTGCCGAGCCGTCGTACGCGCTGGCCGGCCGTGGCCCCGACCCTGATCCGCGGGCCGCGCTGGAGCCGGACAAGGACGGCGGCTGGCGGGTGGTGGCCGAGCGCGTGACGGTGGTCGTGTCGCGGCACGGAGCGGTGGAGGTGCTCACTCCGGGGGGTGTGACGCTGCGGCGCGATCTGCCGCCGCGGTGGTGGGAGCCGGTCGGCGGTGGCGCCGCGCGGTGGATGCAGCGGTCCGAGGTGGCGGCCGACGCCCGGTTCTTCGGGCTCGGGGGGCGTGCGTCGGGTCCCCGGCTGCGGGACGGCACGTACCGGCTGTGGAACACCGGCCCCGGACGGGCCGGCGGCCGGGGCGACGATCCGTCGTCCGTGACGATGCCGGTGCAGATGGTGGTGGCGGACGCGGGCACGCACCTGGTGTTCCACGACAGTTCGTGGGACGGCACGGTGACGCTGCGGGAGGGCGCGGAGGGTGCCGGTTCCGGACACGACCGGGCCGGGACGAGCGAGCTGCGGATGGACGGCGGTCCGCTGCGCTGCTGGGCGATGGTCGGCACCCCCGCGCGGGTGCTGCTCGCCTGGGCGTCGCTCACCGGTGCGCCGGCGCTGCCGCCCGCGTGGGCGCTCGGTCACCACCACGTGCCGGACGCCGTCGCAGGCGAGGAGGGGGTGCGGCGGGCCGTCGCGGAGCACCGGGAGCACGGGCTGCCGCTCGACGCCGTGCATCTCGGCGTCGGCCACTTCGACGCCCGTCAGGTCTTCACCGTCGACCAGGAACGGTTCCCGAAGCTGCCGGTCCTGGCGGAGGAACTGCGGCTGGAGGGGATCGGGATGGTGTCGGTCGTCGGTCCGGCGGTCGGGGCGATGCCCGGCACCTCCGTGTACGACGAGGGAACGGGGCGGGACGCGTTCGTGCGGGACGCCTCGGGGGAGGTGGTGGAGGGCGTCGGCTGGCCCGGAGAGGTGGTCTTCCCGGATTTCACGCACGCGGGGGTGCGCGCGTGGTGGGGCGGCCTCTACGAGGAGCGGCTGGCCCAGGGGTTCGCCGGTTTCTGGCACAGCCTGGACGAGCCGACGTCGTTCACGGCCTTCGGTGAGGCGACGCTGCCGCGGTCGGCGCGGCACGCGCTGGAGGGGCGCGGCGGTGACCATCGCGAGGCGCACAACGTGTACGGGCTGTGCATGGCGGAGGCCGCGTACGAGGGGCTGCGGGAACGGGCGCCGCTGGAGCGTCCGTTCGTGTTCTCGCGTTCCGGGTGGGCCGGGATGCAGCGGTACGGCGGGGCGTGGTCGGGCGCGGCGCCGGCGGGGTGGCCGGGGTTGCGGGCCTCGCTGTCGCTGGTGCTGGGACTGGGCCTGTGCGGGGTGCCCTGCTCGGGACCGGACGTCGGCGGTCTCGAGGACGGACGGTCGCCCGAGCTGTTTCTGCGCGGGCTCCAGCTGGGCGCCCATCTGCCGTTCTTCCGGACCCATGGCGGTCCGCGTGCGGGAGGCGGGGAGCCGTGGCGGTTCGGCGCCGAGGTGGTGGAGCACGCGCGCGCGGCGCTCGTCGAGCGGCGGCGGCTGCGGCCGTACTTCGGGACGCTGGCGCATCTGGCCCGGCGTACCGGGGCGCCGTTTGTGCGGCCGTTGTGGTGGGCGGCGCCCGAGGAGCGCGCGCTGCGCGACTGCGAGGACGCCTTCCTGCTCGGAGACGCCCTGCTGGTGGCGCCGGTGCTGGCTCCGGGTACGGACCGGCGGGCCGTGCGGCTGCCGCGCGGGCGGTGGTACGACACGGCGACGGGACGGGCGTACGACGGGCCGGCCCAGGTGTGGGTGGACGCGCCCCTGGGACGGATACCGGTGTTCGCGCGCGGGGGCGCCGTTCTCCCGGTGCTGGCGGAGGACGGCGGTCAGGAGCTGGAGGTATGGGCTCCGGCCCGGGGGCGGGCCGGGGGCGGGCTGGTCGTCCCGGACACCGGGGACGAGCGGGCGGAGCCGGAGGCCGAGCGTTACACGGTCCGTTGGTCGGGGCCGCGGATCGTCGTGGAGCGGGAGGGCGAGGACGGCGCCGTCGAGCCGTCCTGCCCGGTGCGCGTCCGCGGGACGGAGCAGGGCCGGGGTCAGATGTAG
- a CDS encoding DUF742 domain-containing protein — protein MSADGQGGNHWFDDEAGPVVRPYAMTRGRTTSAAQHRLDLIAVVVTEPLADDPEADPTLSPEHVDIVELCRDTSQTVAELSAELDLPIGVVRVLVGDLVDAEFVHVNRPVPPAELPDESILRDVINGLRAL, from the coding sequence ATGAGTGCTGACGGTCAGGGCGGAAACCACTGGTTCGACGACGAGGCCGGACCGGTCGTCCGTCCGTACGCCATGACGCGGGGCCGCACCACCAGTGCGGCCCAGCACCGCCTCGACCTGATCGCGGTGGTCGTCACGGAGCCGCTCGCGGACGATCCGGAGGCCGACCCCACGCTCTCCCCGGAGCACGTGGACATCGTCGAACTGTGCCGCGACACCTCGCAGACGGTCGCCGAGCTCTCCGCCGAACTCGATCTGCCGATCGGAGTGGTCCGGGTCCTCGTCGGCGATCTCGTGGATGCGGAATTCGTCCATGTGAACCGGCCGGTACCCCCGGCCGAGCTGCCGGACGAGAGTATTCTGCGCGACGTGATCAACGGCCTCCGGGCGCTGTGA